The following is a genomic window from Actinomadura rubteroloni.
TCCGCCGCATCCGCCCAGTCCTACCTCGGCGTCCTCGGCCTGCCCGGCCTCGCCGCCTACGTCGGACTGACCGAGATCGCCCGCGTCCGGCCCGGCGACATCGTGTTCGTCTCCGCCGCCACCGGAGCCGTCGGCAGCGCCGCCGGACAGATCGCCCGCCGCCTCGGCGCCGCCCGCGTCATCGGCTCCGCCGGCGGCCCCGCCAAAAGCGCCCGCCTCACCGGCCTGTTCGGCTTCGACGCCGCCATCGACTACCGCGAGGGCGACCTCGACCGCCGCCTCGCCGCCGCCGCGCCCGACGGCGTCGACGTCTACTTCGACAACGTCGGCGGCTCCCACCTGCGCGCCGCCCTCGACGCCATGCGCGACCACGGCCGCATCGCCCTCTGCGGCGCCGTCTCCCGCCACCGCGAACGCCCCGCCCCCGGCGCCGACCTCTGGCAGGCCATCGCCCGCCGCCTCACCCTGCGCGGCTTCCTCGTCCTCGACCACTACCACCTGCTCGACGAGTACGAGACCCGCGCCGCCGCCTGGGTCCGCGAAGGCACCCTGCGCAGCGAAGAAACCGTCGTGCACGGCATCGACAACGCCGTCGGCGCCTTCCTCGGCCTCCTCAAAGGCGCCAACACCGGCAAGATGCTCGTCCGCCTCACCTGACGCGCGTCCGCGCCCGCCCCGAACATGCACTAGGCTTGCCCCCGTCCCCGCACCACGCGAGGACACGGGGCTATGGCGCAGTTGGTAGCGCGCCTCCATGGCATGGAGGAGGTCTGGGGTTCGAATCCCCATAGCTCCACGAGTCGGGCCCTTGTGGTCGGTGCGCTTCGCGCACCTTCCGCAAGGGCCCGCAGTGTTTTCCGGGGGGACGACCCCCCGAACCCCCCGATGTGGGGGCTCCGCCCCCACGCCCCCTCTCGGCCGGTGTTCGTGCGGGAATGTCATGGCGTCTGGAATGCGCGCCCCTCTTTTCCGGGGACAACTGATCCTGTTCGGGTGATGAACGGTTTAGCGGTAGGGCGCGAGCCGTAAAAGGCATCGTGTTCCGGCTGGGGTGTCGCGGTGTCGCCGTCCGGGTTCGGTCGTCACCCACTGTCGCCGTGGGGTTTCGGAACGCTGTGCGGAGCCGGTGAGTCGGCTTGGAAACCTGCTGCCGAAAGACGTTTCGGTAGGCCCGCGTATCCGCATCGTGGTCGGTCCGGCGAGTGGCGGCCCGTCCGTTGACCTGTGCGTGGATTATTGGGCTTCGAGTGAGC
Proteins encoded in this region:
- a CDS encoding NADP-dependent oxidoreductase — its product is MKSREIRLVARPRGEPCPADFAMAETDVPAPGPGECVVRNDWISVDPYMRFRMDADPGFAPPYPLGAALTGAAVGEVVASADPDRPLGTTLLHSLGWREYAVVRTGRVVDTSAASAQSYLGVLGLPGLAAYVGLTEIARVRPGDIVFVSAATGAVGSAAGQIARRLGAARVIGSAGGPAKSARLTGLFGFDAAIDYREGDLDRRLAAAAPDGVDVYFDNVGGSHLRAALDAMRDHGRIALCGAVSRHRERPAPGADLWQAIARRLTLRGFLVLDHYHLLDEYETRAAAWVREGTLRSEETVVHGIDNAVGAFLGLLKGANTGKMLVRLT